From Pelodiscus sinensis isolate JC-2024 chromosome 23, ASM4963464v1, whole genome shotgun sequence:
TACGCCCAGATTGGAAAGTGCTGGGAATTGCACAAGCATTGTGCTGTTTCTGGGTCCCTCCCCGCTCTCACACGTGCAGAAAaagtccagccctgctcccagaaaCATTGTGACTGTTGCTTTTGTTGTCATTGGTGGTTGTGTTTTTTTAATGTCtcccctgctgggacagctctTCCAGACTGGTGACTTGGACCTGGTTTTCCTCTGTTCAGCTGGAAAACCCAGGCTTTAGGTCTGTTGTTTGTAGCATCTTGAAGatgttcccccctccctccgaaCGTGGGTGCCATATATATACTGTGACTCCTGTCCGTCCCCACCTCCCTTCTCAAAAGAGAGTGTGCGCATCCGTGAAACTGGACATTGGTTTCCACTATTCTGTATTGCGCTTCACTCGTTTGCTTGTGACCTCGTTACATTTTGTTGGTCCGTTGCAAATAGTTGCtttttggaggaggaggaggatttagCTTGGAGGAAAACAACCAACTCAGTAAAACTCAGCTCTCACGGCATCATAACTCACATTCCTCCCTTTCTCCTGACCCTCGTTTCAGCCATGAAACGGTCCCTTTCCATCCCTCTCTCTGGCAGTTGTTGGTTGGTTTATTTTAGCATGTGATTATTCTTGGCCGATTGGGCAAGTTCTACGTGCGGGGAGTTGGTTTCAGTCTCTCTTCCGGGTGGGCTTTTGGgggttagtttgtttgtttgttttgtcttttgaTGTCCTTGTAAAACGCCCGTCTCCAAGTTGGAAGTCTGGAAGTACACTGCTTGCAAGATGTCTGTGCCGTCCAAGCCCCCGTTCCTTTTGGTGTCAAAGGCTTGATGTAGTGAGTCGCCCTAGCAATGCACGCCCGGCtaaccccccttcccttcccttcccttcgaACAGAGACAGTGCGAGCAATGACCCACGTTATCAACCAGGGAATGGCTATGTACTGGGGGACGTCGCGCTGGAGCTCCATGGAGATCATGGTACGCGTGTGGGGCGCGGGCGCGGGCCTCTTGCTGAAGTGCAGGCACCGGAAGACCCGCCATGAAGAAACGGCCGGCGGGCCGCTGACGCAGCACGGACTGCAGTTGCTCTCTGCGGTGTGGGGGGGAAGTGCTTGTTGACGGAGATGTACTTAGACAGGAGCCAACTGCTTGCAGGCGTATtttagctgggattatttttagCTCTGCTAGGCCGACTCCTCAGCGTGTGCCAGGCTCATGCCGCAGGGGGAAAGGGTTCCCTGGCCAGGGAGGGAGGTGCACTCAGAGGCAGCCGGGCAGCGGCTTTGGGGCTGGTGAGGACACCTGAGCGGCTTAGCCCTGTCCTCGCTGTGTGACGTGAGCCCACCCTGCTCTCCCCTCACGAGCATGAGCCGCCTGCTGAGAGATTCCCCCTCTGGCGCCTCCCTGCTCAGCGAGGTTTGCTGGCTCCATCTGCTTCGACTTCTGGGCGAGTTCACGTGATTGCGAGCTCAGTCCTTTGACTTGAGACTCTCCAGCCCGTTGCCTTTTCCTCTCCGTGTCCCCCTAGCCACGTGCCGCTGAAAACGTGGTGGCAGCCCCGACGGTCTGTCTCCAGAGCAGCATCTCGGCAGCCCTGGGGGCAAATCTGGGCCTtttcaagtcccttccagctgaGTCGGGGCAGGGCCGTAGTGGCCATGCTGGCACAGGACAGGGACGGGCATGGGGCAGGTCACTGGAGCGCCTCCCTCCTACAACCTTCCAGGCTGGATGTGGGCAATCCCGTTCGGAGTCAGAGACCCCAGAGCCGGGCTCGTGCCCTTTAAAGGCAAAGTCCCCCCGGGCCAGCCAGTGGGCGACTCTCCCATGGGCTGGGCCCTCCAGTCCCAGTGTGGCCGCAGGACCGAATGAATTCCGTTTCTGCACCGGTCGCTCGCTCCAAGTTCCGAGGTCCCTCCTTCTGCCCAGCCAGGCGGGGGCCCCCAAagcccctgcccctctgcagtGGGGTCTccccggctctggggggcagtggggcctgatGCTGATTTGCTCCCCTCTCTCCACTTGCAGGAGGCCTATTCGGTGGCGCGGCAGTTTAACCTCATCCCGCCGATTTGCGAGCAAGCCGAGTACCACATGTTCCAGAGGGAAAAGGTGGAGGTGCAGCTCCCGGAGCTCTTTCACAAGATAGGTACAAACGCCCCCGGAGCTTTTCGccttcccaggctgctgggcacTCGTTAGCTCAGCTGCCGGGAATGTCCAGCCCCTAGCTTTGCATTGCCTTTCCCAAAAGGCCCCTGGTGTCCAATGGGGAGGGTTGGGGTTGGCCAGGGAGCTCCCATTGCTCACATGTCTGGTATCAAAATTGCCCTCTGTCAAGTTGAGAGCCAGGCTTGGGCCTCTCTCCAAAGGCCTGGCATGTGTATCGGGGCGATTGGCTGTGTAAAGGCTCTTCTCTCATGCAGTCTCCATGTTCTGCACCATGCCTGTGTGTGCGCGAAGAGGAGTGGGTTCTCCCCGGGGGCACGTTCGCTTCCTCCTGGGCTCTGCCAAGGGCAATATTAGACAAGGAGAAACTAGTTGGTTTTTCATGTGGTTGCGAAACCAAAACCATCCAGAAAAAAATGAACGCCAGCCCGATTGGTTTGGAGTTCCTTGTGGAAATGAAGGACCCATTTGACCCCAGGGAAATCTTATtcaaacccttttttaaaaatgaaaggctGAAACAGTTTGTGTGGGAAGCGTTGAaacgctggggtgggctgggggctggggccatgtgcccagcACCCGGCAGGGTCAAGGCCTCACTCGCATGCTGTGGCATTCCCCCGTGAACAATCGTGCGCCAATGCCTCCCCGCTCTCGCGTGGGCCATCAACTCCGGGTTCCCGACCTTCCCCCAACTCGCCATAACGCCGCTAGAGCCCAGCAGCGCGCAGAAACCGTTCTGTGTGTAAAAGCCCGGGGTCGGCGCGAGGGTGCAGCAAGCGAGGTCGTTATCTGAGGTCCCGCCACCAGGCCCCCTGCGAAGCCACATTGTCCAGCTTCACAGCGGTTTGGGGCCTGTGGCTGCAgttctgcaggagggggagggcttCGACTCGctagggcccagggcagaaagccaaacGCAGGCCATGCTTGGTAACCCCTGAAACCTGCCCTGAGAACCGCTGCTTAAAATAGCCTTGCGCATCAGTGGCCCAGAAGTCCTGCCTGGGATTAGACTCTTCACAGGAAGAATAAAACTTTCCAAAGCCAGAGGCCGGGGTAATGGCCAAGTATctcattccttcccctccccccccgtcccaTGCTGCACCTGCTCCCAGCTCGCATCCCCCCACCAACCCGTTTGTCTCATTCCTGTGCTCTGAGCTGGTTcgctgtgagggcaggactgcagAGCAGGGCTCGGGCACCAGGCATCTGCCCCCTGGCCGACGGGACCCAGAGGAAAATGGCTCCTGTTTTCAGCCTTTCCTGCTGGGGGCTCCGAGTGAACTGGCCAAACCGGTCAGAAGCGGCGTGTGCAATTGAtgggcccccctccccgggtATCAGCACGAACCTGCAGAGCCCGTGGCAAATGGTCTCTCTTCCCAGGGGTCGGCGCCATGACCTGGTCTCCTCTGGCTTGCGGAATCGTGTCTGGAAAATACGACGGGGGGATCCCCCCTTACTCGAGAGCCTCGCTGAAGGTGAGGGGGACGCAGCGGGGGGTGCTAACGGGGAGGGATGCCggggggagcctggctctgaaTCCCACCGGGTCGGCCAtgtggctggcagccagtgtggggTTTATCCTGCCACATCCTAGGACGCAGTCTCCGGCGTGGGACTAGTTTGCTTTCAGGTCACGTGAGCAGGCGGCCGGAGGAGTTCTCTGCTGAGCTGCCTTACGCCACATTCAAGACCAGGCACTGTAGGCAAAACCCTGAATCCACCCACCTCTCTCTCCGTATACGTCTAATATCCTATTTCCCCGACTTCTGCACCCGCAAGGTTCAGTGCATTGTCGGGGGCGTCTGCCTGCCCTTAGTCTCCTGCTGCAAAGCTTTAATTTGCCTAAAGGGTCACAACCAGGAAAGCCCACACCTGGCTCTTGGCCAAGGCATTCCAGTCTGTCTGAGGGCCACCCAGGGACGGTGTGCGGGAACTCAgcccccagaccaagaagcatgAAAGGAAGCGCTCTGGAGCGCCCAATGTCTGGGTGCTGCCGCCAATGTTCCCTgtgtgcttgggcggccacccaggagagattcaaatgctgcccagctgattagcagagcgcccgcagTGCCCAGAGCCGGCAGCACATGCTTCCTGGTGGGGCGCAtctgtgcatgccttggtgcacagaacacgttttattccgcacatggatggaaaagcttgGAGGGAGCATTGGTTAGAGCCCAGCTCCCTATGGGAAGTAGTGCTGGTCTGGCGGCCAGGTGGGGAGTTGGCACggcagaaggggcaaggaggGCGTGTGGATGTGCCAAGTGCAAGGAGAACCCCCCGCACTGCCTCGGGGCACTGAGAGACTAGCCACgagaggcaggtgggggagaCATGTCgctgaggggcccagggcagctccctttgtctccggcagcccctttcccccgGGCGCTGGCCGGCCCAGGGAGCGCTGCGGGTGGGGAGGAGATGGCCATTAAagactcttcccctctcctgcaatGTGCCTCTTCCAAGGGCTACCAGTGGCTCAAGGACAAGATCCTGAGtgaagagggaaggaggcagcaggCCAAGCTGAAGGAGCTGCAAGCCATCGCGGAGCGCCTGGGCTGCACCCTGCCGCAGCTCGCCATCGGTAAGCGCACGCCGAGGGTAGCGCGCGGCCCAGCTGTGCCGCAGACGAATGGTCCCCTGCATTAATGCCCAGGTCCAGCCTCGGTCCCAGCTCCGTGCTTCCCGTTAGCCTGCTCGCCTGACAGGCTGCTCCGAGGAGACCGGAATTCCGTTTCCTGTCTCGGGCGATGGTCATTGACTCGGGGAGGCCGGGGGCCCCGCAGCTCAGAGCAACGGGGCCAGAGAAGGCCCAGCCAAGGGGCACGTCTCCCTCCCCGGGAAGCGTGTTCCTCCCCTCGCTGGCCCGTCGGGGCCGTTTGGAGTGAACGTCAGAcgttaacccctccccccccacgtaCGGACACCCCAaccctttctctccctccaggCTGGTGCCTGAGGAACGAAGGAGTCAGCTCGGTGTTGCTAGGCGCATCCAATGCGGACCAGTTGATGGAGAATATCGGCGCGATACAGGTCAGTTCCCACAGCCGGGGGGCGTgaggggggggctgtgggcctgACGCTGGCTTGCTCAAGACGGAGAGCAAGTCGCTCCCTAGCGCACGGCCGCTGTTAACCAGGAATTGGCCTGACCGCAGCTCTGCACAGGGCGGGAGCTCTGCAGCGGCATGAGGGTTGCAAGGATTGACGAGGCTACCTTGAGCGGCGGGTGTGCTAGGCGGGGGCAGGCTCTTCCCTCCCAGGCCCCccacctggccccacccacaccctgcccctGGACGCCTGCTGTAGGCGCACTGAGGCAGAGTGCTGCCGCCCCCAGggccaccctccctgtgctccagcacagggaggctggggcacatgcaccctcccgccctcctcccctccccgttgtggggggtggggcctcGACAGAAGGGGTAGGTCAGACCCACCCCTCCTctcaccttccctcccctcccctcgcctcccccagccctcccttcacCTACTGCCCATGAGGGCTACCACATTAGGCTAATGTAGCGTCGTGGCTCATATGCCTCGGGTGACTGAGTAGTCTTAGCGCCCATGAAGGCAGATCCAGGGACTCCGACCGCTGAGCTTTGCACCCGGCTGGGTCACTGAAAGAATCTGTTATGGGAAAAGACGATTTGTTACCAAAGTTCTCCTGACCGCTCTGTTGTTTAAGCCCCTCCGCCCTGCTGGCTGGTCACTACGCGGCTGTGAATTCGAGGTGTTCCTGTCACTACGCGGCTGTGAATTCAAGGTGTTCCTGTCACTACACGGCTGTGAATTCAAGGTGTTCCTGCTTCCTGCAGGATTTGGTTCCTTTAATTCTGTATTTCAGCCGTTTGCCCTTTGTTTGCCAAAGCAATGTGGAAAGCAATCACGAGGGCAGGGTGCTAGTGACCCTCCCCAGGCCAGCAGGCCCCTGCTGTACCTGTCGCAATAATACAGGCTGCACCTCTCAGccgggactctggt
This genomic window contains:
- the KCNAB2 gene encoding voltage-gated potassium channel subunit beta-2 isoform X6 — encoded protein: MAEQLMTLAYDNGINLFDTAEVYAAGKAEVVLGNIIKKKGWRRSSLVITTKIFWGGKAETERGLSRKHIIEGLKASLERLQLEYVDVVFANRPDPNTPMEETVRAMTHVINQGMAMYWGTSRWSSMEIMEAYSVARQFNLIPPICEQAEYHMFQREKVEVQLPELFHKIGVGAMTWSPLACGIVSGKYDGGIPPYSRASLKGYQWLKDKILSEEGRRQQAKLKELQAIAERLGCTLPQLAIGWCLRNEGVSSVLLGASNADQLMENIGAIQVLPKLSSSIIHEIDSILGNKPYSKKDYRS